A section of the Quatrionicoccus australiensis genome encodes:
- a CDS encoding transglutaminase-like cysteine peptidase, which produces MLVLWLSPFAIAGLVDFSDNLISYVNRRFSPDAVKRLMVWKRLLNDMRGAEAVGARASEARAESLTMRKTNDFFNQVPYANDQVAWGREDYWATPVEMLGLFAGDCEDYSIAKYLSLKELGVPIERLRITYVQAKSVNEAHMVLAYYPTPDAEPWIMDNLVKELRPASQRPDLEPVFSFNDDDVWTANGTSRKGGASQVRLWRELLEKLARESRM; this is translated from the coding sequence GTGCTTGTACTGTGGCTTTCTCCTTTTGCCATTGCCGGTCTTGTCGACTTCTCCGACAACCTGATTTCTTACGTTAACCGCCGCTTCTCTCCCGATGCCGTCAAGCGCCTGATGGTCTGGAAGCGTCTGCTCAACGACATGCGGGGTGCTGAAGCCGTTGGTGCTCGCGCCTCCGAGGCGCGCGCCGAGTCGCTGACCATGCGTAAGACCAACGATTTTTTCAATCAGGTGCCCTATGCCAATGACCAGGTTGCCTGGGGCCGTGAAGATTACTGGGCGACACCGGTGGAAATGCTCGGCCTGTTTGCCGGCGATTGCGAGGATTACTCGATCGCCAAGTATCTTTCACTGAAGGAACTGGGCGTTCCCATCGAGCGCCTGCGTATTACCTATGTGCAGGCCAAGAGCGTCAATGAGGCACACATGGTCCTTGCTTACTACCCGACGCCGGATGCCGAGCCCTGGATCATGGACAACCTGGTCAAGGAACTTCGCCCGGCCTCGCAACGGCCTGATCTGGAGCCGGTATTCAGCTTCAACGATGATGATGTATGGACCGCCAACGGCACCAGTCGCAAGGGTGGCGCCTCGCAAGTACGTTTGTGGCGGGAGTTGCTGGAAAAACTGGCGCGCGAAAGCCGGATGTAG
- a CDS encoding tyrosine-protein phosphatase has product MIDLHSHLLYSVDDGAGNLEESLELARIAVADGIHTAVLTPHIHPGRYKNQRSNLLSKVLKFQGELDAAGIPLQLRLGGEVRLSMESLELILEGEVPFLGSVGGYKIMLLEFPHQMIPVGSQQFIEKLLAMKIRPLIAHPERNKAVMAQPDRIRIFVDSGCWLQVTAGSVAGRFGEQSKSTADWLIKNDLVHVLASDAHNAEHRPPVISEGRDAVAALIGESKAWDMVCGRPAKIIDNA; this is encoded by the coding sequence ATGATTGATCTGCACTCGCATCTTCTTTACAGCGTCGATGACGGGGCGGGCAATCTCGAGGAGTCTCTCGAGCTGGCCCGCATTGCCGTTGCTGACGGTATTCACACCGCGGTATTGACGCCCCACATCCATCCCGGGCGTTACAAAAACCAGCGCTCCAACCTGTTGAGCAAGGTGCTTAAGTTCCAGGGGGAGCTGGATGCGGCTGGAATTCCCCTACAGCTTCGTCTGGGCGGTGAGGTTCGCCTAAGCATGGAGTCGCTGGAGCTGATCCTGGAAGGCGAAGTGCCTTTTTTGGGCAGCGTCGGTGGTTACAAGATCATGCTGCTCGAGTTTCCGCACCAGATGATCCCGGTAGGCAGTCAGCAGTTCATCGAAAAGCTGCTTGCAATGAAGATCAGACCATTGATCGCTCATCCCGAGCGCAACAAGGCAGTCATGGCCCAGCCGGATCGTATCCGGATTTTTGTTGATTCTGGTTGTTGGCTTCAAGTCACCGCCGGATCGGTGGCGGGCCGTTTTGGTGAACAATCAAAAAGTACTGCAGACTGGTTAATCAAGAACGATCTCGTACATGTGCTCGCTTCTGACGCCCATAATGCCGAACACCGGCCACCGGTCATCAGTGAAGGGCGCGATGCCGTGGCGGCACTGATCGGTGAATCCAAGGCCTGGGACATGGTTTGTGGGCGCCCGGCAAAAATAATTGATAACGCATGA
- a CDS encoding GumC family protein yields the protein MTSQATPEQPHHKQIFLHDPADHEEKLDILEYWRTIQKRKGQILAFGVIFAVLAAAIVFAMTPIYRATATLMIEAGKAKVVTIDDVYSGASQNREYFQTQVEIIKSREVAIKAIKKAELWNSEEFDPRPDADSMLTGLLVSVGLKDDPAGIEWNDDTLAEAIYPVFVKRVVIEPVRLSQLAKISFDSSSAALSARVANGLALAYIESDMDARYKVTQQASNWIQDRLASLRVSLEESERMLQQYREKAGIVDVKSVGQSGVGQQMIEVTSRLVEARLRRAEAENAYNQIKSAKKTGDLTSLPAVIRNPIVADALRQESQAERRLAELTQRYGTEHPKYMQAEGELKSARENLQRQVDTVVASITQEYEVNKGTERTLEGQMASARGGVQDINRKEFELTVLEREVESNRQIFDMFVKRAKETSISSDLQTPVARVVDMAVVPDRPVKPQKLQIILISFILGVFIATLAALVLERLDNTLKTSDDVETKLKTPLLTALPLLTDDEVARESTARIFIDNPKCLYSEAIRTARTGVLLSALDVPKRLLLITSSLPGEGKTTFSINLAMAHAHTKKTLLIDADMRRPAISKGLGLQPGAMGLSNLVSGTAKLEDCLQHLDGSSLDIMPSGSIPPNPVELLLSQKFKDTLDHLMEVYDVVIIDSPPVELVSDALVISPMATGVIYVSRANSTPWQLARRGLQRIRRAEGQLLGVVLNRLDFAQAEKYYGEYSGYGKYGYGQTGYGAVYGEDSSAV from the coding sequence ATGACTTCTCAAGCAACACCCGAGCAGCCGCATCACAAGCAGATCTTTCTGCATGACCCCGCCGACCACGAAGAAAAACTCGATATTCTCGAGTACTGGCGGACGATACAGAAACGCAAAGGCCAGATTCTGGCCTTTGGCGTTATTTTCGCGGTATTGGCTGCCGCCATCGTATTTGCGATGACACCGATTTATCGTGCGACGGCAACCTTGATGATCGAAGCCGGCAAAGCTAAGGTAGTGACAATTGACGATGTCTATTCCGGTGCCAGCCAGAATCGCGAATATTTCCAGACCCAGGTCGAAATCATCAAGTCGCGCGAAGTCGCGATCAAGGCGATCAAGAAAGCTGAACTTTGGAATTCGGAAGAATTCGACCCGCGTCCTGATGCCGATTCCATGTTGACCGGTCTGTTGGTCAGTGTGGGCTTAAAGGATGATCCCGCCGGTATTGAATGGAACGATGACACCCTGGCTGAAGCGATCTATCCAGTTTTCGTCAAACGGGTGGTGATCGAGCCTGTGCGTCTTAGCCAATTGGCAAAAATCAGTTTTGATTCAAGTAGTGCTGCTCTTTCTGCCAGAGTGGCCAATGGCCTTGCGCTGGCCTATATCGAAAGCGATATGGATGCCCGTTACAAGGTGACGCAACAGGCAAGTAACTGGATTCAGGATCGCCTTGCCTCCTTGCGGGTCAGTCTTGAGGAATCGGAACGGATGCTGCAGCAATATCGGGAAAAGGCCGGCATTGTGGACGTCAAGAGCGTTGGGCAGAGCGGGGTTGGCCAGCAGATGATTGAGGTGACCAGCCGTTTGGTCGAGGCTCGCCTGCGTCGTGCCGAGGCAGAAAATGCCTACAACCAGATCAAGTCTGCCAAGAAAACCGGTGACCTGACCTCCTTGCCGGCCGTTATCCGTAACCCCATCGTGGCCGATGCCCTGCGCCAGGAGTCCCAGGCGGAGCGTCGCCTGGCCGAACTGACGCAGCGTTATGGCACGGAACACCCGAAATACATGCAGGCCGAAGGCGAATTGAAGTCCGCCAGGGAAAATCTGCAGCGCCAGGTTGATACCGTGGTGGCCAGTATTACTCAGGAGTATGAGGTTAATAAGGGCACCGAACGTACCCTTGAAGGGCAGATGGCTTCTGCTCGGGGCGGCGTACAGGACATCAACCGCAAAGAATTCGAATTGACCGTCCTTGAGCGTGAAGTCGAGTCGAACCGCCAGATCTTCGATATGTTCGTTAAACGTGCCAAGGAAACGAGCATCTCCAGTGATTTGCAAACACCTGTGGCTCGGGTTGTCGATATGGCTGTGGTCCCGGATCGGCCAGTCAAGCCGCAGAAATTGCAGATTATCTTGATCTCTTTCATTCTTGGTGTCTTCATTGCGACGCTTGCCGCCCTGGTTCTGGAGCGCCTCGACAATACCCTCAAGACCTCCGATGATGTCGAAACCAAGCTCAAGACGCCGCTTTTGACCGCTTTGCCGTTGTTGACCGATGACGAAGTGGCGCGTGAATCGACGGCGCGCATCTTCATTGATAATCCGAAATGCCTTTATTCCGAGGCGATCCGGACCGCTCGCACAGGGGTTCTGCTATCTGCGCTCGATGTGCCCAAGCGCTTGCTGCTGATCACTTCCAGCCTGCCGGGCGAAGGCAAGACGACCTTCTCGATCAATCTTGCGATGGCGCATGCCCACACCAAGAAAACTCTGCTGATCGATGCCGACATGCGTCGCCCGGCCATTTCCAAGGGCTTGGGTTTGCAGCCGGGGGCGATGGGCCTTTCCAACCTGGTTTCCGGTACGGCAAAACTTGAGGACTGCCTACAGCACCTTGACGGCTCGAGCCTCGATATCATGCCCTCCGGCAGCATTCCGCCGAACCCGGTGGAATTGTTGCTCTCCCAAAAATTCAAGGACACGCTGGATCACCTGATGGAAGTCTACGACGTGGTGATCATCGACTCGCCGCCGGTTGAGCTGGTCAGCGATGCCTTGGTGATCAGCCCGATGGCGACCGGCGTGATCTATGTTTCCCGTGCCAATTCGACACCGTGGCAACTGGCGCGCCGTGGTCTGCAACGTATTCGCCGTGCCGAAGGCCAATTGCTGGGTGTGGTGCTTAATCGTCTTGATTTTGCCCAGGCAGAAAAGTACTACGGTGAATATTCCGGTTACGGCAAATATGGTTACGGCCAGACGGGTTACGGTGCCGTCTATGGCGAGGACAGCAGTGCTGTTTAA
- a CDS encoding outer membrane beta-barrel protein has protein sequence MSRVAQTRSAIALMLALGLVSPAAFAADGAEASSDSGKASASKESADKSKAATQEEQPSDSTMGEYQMGGKPSFFGSDSSGTGFTQQAASAGYELSGSGITGGRGGSEQGLLMTSPSRGRALGLTEGIYVFPSAMIGFGYNDNVTAVSSGKKSSSIVVFSPEVVAEVKNRGDRYTASYVGNYGRYQSSSADDFDNHAFWLGADNYFTTRFRTGVGAGYIVRSDARGTTSVNSSILPEPSRWHAPVMRGLAIYGAKGAPGRLEFEASYMNKRYENNRATTESYDVDIASFTGRFFYRVMPKTYALMELRDTESDYKLSTALNDNSDRRVYLGVTWEATAKTEGTIKLGKAYKTFNNSTLKDASGNAWEIGLRWLPMTYSMVELETSKSLYDSMGVGSYVTGTATTLSWDHKWASYINSRLSVGKLAANYQDAGRKDDTKTFSAALYRELGRHVRAGMSYTYTDRKSTSDGFDFKRNAVMLTFEGVF, from the coding sequence ATGTCGCGTGTTGCTCAAACTCGTTCTGCCATTGCTCTCATGCTGGCTCTTGGTCTGGTCTCTCCGGCGGCGTTTGCTGCCGATGGAGCTGAAGCTTCCTCGGATTCCGGAAAGGCCTCGGCCAGCAAGGAGTCCGCTGATAAATCAAAGGCTGCAACGCAAGAAGAGCAGCCATCTGACTCCACCATGGGGGAGTATCAGATGGGCGGCAAGCCTTCCTTCTTTGGTAGCGATTCTTCGGGCACGGGTTTTACGCAACAAGCAGCAAGCGCCGGTTATGAGCTGAGTGGCTCCGGTATTACCGGTGGTCGTGGCGGCAGCGAACAGGGCCTGTTGATGACTTCTCCCTCGCGTGGCCGTGCGCTCGGTTTGACCGAAGGCATCTATGTCTTCCCGTCAGCGATGATCGGCTTTGGCTACAACGACAACGTGACGGCCGTAAGTTCCGGCAAGAAGTCTTCCAGCATCGTGGTGTTTAGCCCGGAAGTGGTTGCCGAAGTAAAAAATCGTGGTGATCGCTACACGGCCAGCTATGTGGGTAACTACGGTCGTTATCAGAGTTCCAGCGCCGATGACTTCGATAACCACGCATTCTGGTTGGGCGCCGACAACTATTTCACCACCCGCTTCCGTACGGGTGTCGGTGCAGGTTATATCGTCCGGTCTGATGCGCGCGGTACCACTTCGGTTAATTCCAGCATTCTTCCTGAGCCGTCGCGCTGGCATGCGCCGGTCATGCGTGGCTTGGCGATTTATGGTGCAAAGGGAGCCCCGGGCCGTCTTGAGTTCGAAGCGTCTTACATGAACAAGCGCTACGAAAACAATCGCGCCACGACTGAAAGCTACGATGTCGATATCGCATCTTTCACCGGTCGCTTCTTCTATCGTGTCATGCCCAAGACTTACGCCTTGATGGAACTGCGCGATACCGAAAGCGATTACAAGTTGAGCACGGCGCTGAACGACAACTCTGACCGTCGCGTTTACTTGGGTGTGACTTGGGAAGCAACCGCCAAGACCGAAGGTACGATCAAGCTGGGTAAAGCCTACAAGACCTTCAATAACTCGACGCTCAAGGACGCTTCCGGCAATGCCTGGGAAATCGGCCTGCGTTGGTTGCCCATGACCTATTCGATGGTCGAACTGGAAACTTCCAAGTCTCTGTACGACTCGATGGGGGTCGGTTCCTATGTCACGGGTACGGCAACGACGCTGAGCTGGGATCACAAATGGGCCAGCTATATCAATTCGCGTCTTTCAGTGGGCAAATTGGCGGCCAATTATCAGGACGCTGGGCGCAAGGACGACACCAAAACCTTTAGTGCTGCACTCTATCGCGAACTCGGTCGCCATGTCCGCGCCGGTATGAGCTATACCTACACGGATCGCAAATCGACTTCCGATGGTTTCGACTTCAAGCGCAATGCTGTCATGCTGACTTTTGAAGGTGTGTTCTAA
- a CDS encoding polysaccharide biosynthesis/export family protein yields the protein MISLRQILALLCLCAGLVTGQVASAQSADVPALQGNEDRNFQFTPSGLSVYKLAAGDVISIRVLGEDDLNREKIRLTDAGSISYPALGEIRVMNMTIGDLEKIITDGLRGRFLVNPKVSVQIDEYRPFYINGMVDKPGGYPFQPGLTVRKAASLAGGFKERASVNKVFIIRESDPAQRSQNASLNSPVYPGDIVTVEESFF from the coding sequence ATGATTTCTCTGCGTCAAATCCTGGCCTTGCTGTGTCTGTGTGCTGGTCTGGTGACGGGGCAGGTGGCATCCGCTCAATCGGCGGATGTGCCTGCCTTGCAGGGCAATGAAGACCGCAATTTCCAATTTACCCCGTCCGGTTTGTCAGTGTACAAGCTGGCGGCGGGTGATGTGATTTCGATCCGTGTGCTCGGTGAGGACGATCTGAACCGGGAAAAAATCCGCCTGACGGATGCCGGTTCTATTTCTTATCCAGCTTTAGGCGAAATCCGCGTTATGAACATGACCATCGGCGATCTGGAAAAGATCATCACCGATGGTCTGCGCGGCCGCTTCCTGGTCAACCCCAAGGTGTCTGTACAGATCGACGAATACCGTCCGTTCTACATCAATGGCATGGTGGACAAGCCGGGTGGTTATCCTTTCCAGCCGGGTTTGACGGTGCGCAAGGCGGCCTCGCTGGCTGGCGGTTTCAAAGAGCGTGCTTCGGTGAACAAGGTGTTCATCATCCGTGAAAGCGACCCGGCGCAGCGCTCGCAAAATGCCAGTCTGAACTCGCCAGTTTATCCCGGGGACATTGTGACAGTTGAAGAGAGCTTCTTCTGA
- the kdsA gene encoding 3-deoxy-8-phosphooctulonate synthase, producing MKNSSIFEKKPNELFFISGPCAIESRSFALETAEELKEIFSNAGLKFVYKSSFDKANRSSNSSFRGVGIEHGLSILDEIRNKFEIPVLTDVHETWQIKEVASVVDAMQTPAFLCRQTDFIEAIASAGKPVNFKKGQFLSPWDMKNVLEKARAAAKSSGVPYDHFAVCERGTTFGYGNLVVDMRGLQIMSETTEAPVIFDATHSVQLPGANGVSSGGQRQYVPHLARAAVATGAVSGVFMETHPDPDRAPCDGPNMLHFSNLPNLLAELKSIYCVVNSK from the coding sequence ATGAAAAATTCAAGTATTTTCGAAAAAAAACCAAATGAATTATTTTTCATATCAGGTCCATGTGCTATTGAATCACGGTCATTTGCTCTAGAAACAGCCGAAGAATTGAAGGAAATATTCTCCAATGCCGGTTTGAAATTTGTATATAAATCATCGTTTGACAAGGCAAATAGAAGTTCTAATTCAAGTTTTAGAGGTGTCGGAATTGAGCATGGATTATCGATTTTAGATGAAATTAGAAATAAATTTGAAATTCCTGTTTTAACCGATGTACATGAAACTTGGCAAATAAAAGAAGTTGCTTCAGTCGTTGATGCAATGCAAACCCCTGCATTTCTGTGCAGACAAACAGATTTTATAGAAGCAATAGCTTCGGCTGGCAAGCCAGTTAATTTCAAAAAAGGACAGTTTCTATCGCCATGGGACATGAAAAATGTCTTAGAAAAAGCTCGTGCAGCAGCTAAGAGCTCCGGCGTCCCATACGATCATTTCGCAGTGTGCGAGAGAGGGACTACTTTCGGGTATGGTAATTTAGTGGTTGATATGAGAGGTCTTCAAATCATGTCTGAAACCACTGAAGCCCCCGTTATTTTCGACGCTACTCACTCAGTTCAACTGCCTGGTGCAAATGGGGTATCAAGTGGTGGGCAGCGGCAATACGTACCACATTTGGCTCGGGCTGCTGTTGCAACAGGAGCTGTGTCAGGGGTCTTTATGGAAACGCATCCGGATCCAGATAGAGCTCCATGTGACGGCCCCAATATGCTTCATTTTTCTAATTTACCAAATTTGCTTGCCGAACTCAAGTCAATATATTGCGTGGTTAATAGCAAATAA